The following proteins are encoded in a genomic region of Pseudochaenichthys georgianus unplaced genomic scaffold, fPseGeo1.2 scaffold_554_arrow_ctg1, whole genome shotgun sequence:
- the aftpha gene encoding aftiphilin a isoform X1 — MEPDVIRLYSSSPPPMEDGAEDEDEFGDFDTFSNVPHSISFTEFETPATFNQNEAFSTTSPPELLNSRGLTAFSHSSSNGTHSELSKANGVVPGSHLGPSERTEIKKVLSGPVDFSVSDSAPAGCNGGGSEVLTNGFAAFDVQGSPSSQDSAHSCKKATSTEDTGSVPAEDDFADFAAFSNAEGHGSQTASEDSDGPPGGSSLAEAACHEEHCDVEQDNTSEDRDTDRTGPDTCGSDSGPAEAPDGWCNTDRGPHSDSGPAEAPDGSCNTDRGPHSDSGPAEAPDGSCNTDRGPHSDSEQRDVAFAQEASEAVCTNRPLTLNGVDVADGDDSRDGGSEDDLSPDAEEGQSDGKGSGNETETSLGRPLSTEALEEFGDISTTGSLPSPPLQGETAATPADYSQLAEEDDDDEDYGDFGDAGSFSGQGFADFEQLDVQPEPSRTESPAQEAAEVEVEVEEVVEEEEEEDDFGDFNSPKFHASGTVGEEDGGKFADFPVSDSFGNFSSAADGEADAGWSAFGDQQQEEEESWAAFSEEPSIAPPAESRMEEEEWHESEVPAVSEETSSTDRQALCIRLEKLFQGSFPQAAAPPVEDQVTSLKNLLEPEENHQPGGEEKEKRSPCSRSVQGDVWSQLQDIHESFGLRYQWGGSYCNKALLCCLGIDTRNILFTGQKKQPVIVPMYAASLGMLEPTKEPVKPVSAAEMITSIAQTPPLAPETKTSCPADSAPQEALPPVQFDWSSSGLTNPLDASGGSSLLNLDFFGPVEDSGSSSSPSIPVGVDPELYELTTAKLDSSGSGSRVADAFARLMSTMEKTSTSTRKPRKEENLSDEASKVISLLPDLSFMQAKVLMFPATLTPLGCQATTD; from the exons ATGGAGCCCGATGTGATCCGCTTGTACAGCTCCTCCCCGCCCCCGATGGAGGACGGCGCCGAGGACGAGGACGAGTTTGGAGACTTCGACACCTTCTCCAACGTCCCTCACAGCATCAGCTTCACAGAATTCGAAACCCCGGCGACTTTTAACCAGAATGAAGCTTTTAGCACCACGTCCCCCCCCGAGCTGCTGAACAGCAGGGGGCTGACGGCGTTCAGCCACAGCTCCTCTAACGGCACCCACAGCGAGCTGTCCAAGGCTAATGGCGTTGTGCCGGGGAGCCACCTGGGCCCCTCAGAAAGGACTGAGATTAAAAAGGTCCTCTCGGGCCCCGTGGATTTCTCCGTGAGCGACAGCGCGCCGGCTGGTTGTAACGGCGGCGGCTCTGAAGTGCTAACAAACGGGTTTGCAGCCTTCGATGTGCAGGGAAGCCCCTCCTCGCAGGATTCTGCCCACTCTTGTAAAAAAGCAACGTCAACCGAGGACACGGGCAGCGTCCCAGCCGAGGATGATTTTGCAGACTTTGCTGCTTTTTCCAATGCTGAAGGACACGGCAGCCAGACGGCTAGCGAGGACTCGGACGGTCCCCCGGGAGGCAGCTCGCTGGCGGAGGCTGCCTGCCACGAGGAGCACTGTGATGTAGAGCAGGACAACACATCGGAGGACAGGGACACAGACAGAACTGGACCCGACACGTGTGGCTCTGACTCTGGTCCCGCTGAGGCCCCGGACGGCTGGTGCAACACGGACCGGGGCCCCCACTCTGACTCTGGTCCCGCTGAGGCCCCGGACGGCTCGTGCAACACGGACCGGGGCCCCCACTCTGACTCTGGTCCCGCTGAGGCCCCGGACGGCTCGTGCAACACAGACCGGGGCCCCCACTCTGACTCTGAACAAAGAGACGTAGCTTTTGCACAGGAGGCCTCAGAGGCAGTTTGCACTAACAGACCCCTCACCCTGAACGGGGTGGATGTAGCCGACGGGGACGACTCCAGAGACGGAGGCAGTGAAGACGACCTCTCTCCGGACGCTGAGGAGGGACAGTCTGACGGGAAGGGCTCCGGGAACGAGACGGAGACGTCGTTGGGTCGGCCGCTCTCCACAGAAGCTCTGGAGGAGTTTGGGGACATCAGCACCACGGGCTCGCTGCCCTCTCCGCCGCTCCAGGGGGAGACCGCCGCCACGCCCGCCGACTACAGCCAGCTGGCGGAGGAGGACGACGACGACGAGGACTACGGGGATTTTGGAGACGCCGGCTCGTTCAGCGGTCAGGGCTTTGCAGACTTTGAACAGCTGGACGTGCAGCCGGAGCCGAGCCGGACGGAGAGTCCTGCTCAGGAAGCTgcggaggtggaggtggaggtggaggaggtggtggaggaggaggaggaggaggacgactTTGGAGACTTTAACTCCCCCAAATTTCACGCCAGTGGAACCGTGGGGGAGGAGGATGGAGGCAAGTTTGCAGACTTCCCCGTCAGCGACAGTTTTGGTAACTTCAGCTCGGCTGCAGACGGGGAGGCGGACGCAGGGTGGAGCGCCTTCGGGGatcagcagcaggaggaggaggagtcctgGGCGGCGTTCAGCGAGGAGCCGAGCATCGCCCCTCCTGCAGAGAGCagaatggaggaggaggagtggcATGAAAGTGAAGTCCCTGCAGTCAGCGAGGAAACCAGCAgcacagacagacaggcg CTGTGCATCCGGCTGGAGAAGCTGTTTCAGGGCAGCTTCCCTCAGGCGGCCGCCCCCCCGGTGGAGGACCAGGTGACGTCTCTGAAGAACCTTCTGGAGCCGGAGGAGAACCATCAGCCAGGAGGcgaggagaaggagaagaggTCGCCCTGCAGCCG gtcaGTTCAAGGCGACGTGTGGTCGCAGCTTCAGGACATCCACGAGTCGTTCGGCCTCAGATACCAGTGGGGGGGCTCCTACTGCAACAAAGCACTACTCTGCTGCCTGGGCATCGACACCCGCAATATT CTGTTCACGGGACAGAAGAAGCAGCCGGTCATCGTGCCCATGTACGCCGCCAGCCTG gggatGCTGGAACCCACCAAAGAGCCCGTGAAGCCCGTCTCTGCAGCGGAGATGATCACCTCGATAGCCCAGACCCCTCCTCTGGCTCCAGAGACAAAAACCTCGTGTCCCGCAGACTCAGCCCCG CAGGAGGCGCTCCCCCCCGTCCAGTTTGACTGGAGCAGCAGTGGCCTTACCAACCCTCTGGATG CCAGCGGAGGCTCTTCTCTGTTAAATCTGGATTTCTTTGGTCCTGTGGAGGATTCAGGCTCCAGCAGCTCTCCCTCCATCCCAG TAGGCGTGGACCCGGAGCTGTACGAGCTGACGACGGCGAAGCTGGACTCGAGCGGCTCGGGGAGTCGAGTCGCCGACGCCTTCGCCCGCCTGATGTCCACCATGGAGAAGACCAGCACCTCCACCAG gaaGCCGAGGAAGGAGGAGAATCTGAGCGACGAGGCGTCCAAAGTGATCTCCCTTCTGCCCGACCTCTCCTTCATGCAGGCCAAAGTTTTGATGTTTCCCGCCACGCTGACGCCGCTCGGCTGCCAGGCAACCACAGACTAA
- the aftpha gene encoding aftiphilin a isoform X6, producing the protein MEPDVIRLYSSSPPPMEDGAEDEDEFGDFDTFSNVPHSISFTEFETPATFNQNEAFSTTSPPELLNSRGLTAFSHSSSNGTHSELSKANGVVPGSHLGPSERTEIKKVLSGPVDFSVSDSAPAGCNGGGSEVLTNGFAAFDVQGSPSSQDSAHSCKKATSTEDTGSVPAEDDFADFAAFSNAEGHGSQTASEDSDGPPGGSSLAEAACHEEHCDVEQDNTSEDRDTDRTGPDTCGSDSGPAEAPDGWCNTDRGPHSDSGPAEAPDGSCNTDRGPHSDSGPAEAPDGSCNTDRGPHSDSEQRDVAFAQEASEAVCTNRPLTLNGVDVADGDDSRDGGSEDDLSPDAEEGQSDGKGSGNETETSLGRPLSTEALEEFGDISTTGSLPSPPLQGETAATPADYSQLAEEDDDDEDYGDFGDAGSFSGQGFADFEQLDVQPEPSRTESPAQEAAEVEVEVEEVVEEEEEEDDFGDFNSPKFHASGTVGEEDGGKFADFPVSDSFGNFSSAADGEADAGWSAFGDQQQEEEESWAAFSEEPSIAPPAESRMEEEEWHESEVPAVSEETSSTDRQALCIRLEKLFQGSFPQAAAPPVEDQVTSLKNLLEPEENHQPGGEEKEKRSPCSRSVQGDVWSQLQDIHESFGLRYQWGGSYCNKALLCCLGIDTRNILFTGQKKQPVIVPMYAASLGMLEPTKEPVKPVSAAEMITSIAQTPPLAPETKTSCPADSAPQEALPPVQFDWSSSGLTNPLDGVDPELYELTTAKLDSSGSGSRVADAFARLMSTMEKTSTSTRKPRKEENLSDEASKVISLLPDLSFMQAKVLMFPATLTPLGCQATTD; encoded by the exons ATGGAGCCCGATGTGATCCGCTTGTACAGCTCCTCCCCGCCCCCGATGGAGGACGGCGCCGAGGACGAGGACGAGTTTGGAGACTTCGACACCTTCTCCAACGTCCCTCACAGCATCAGCTTCACAGAATTCGAAACCCCGGCGACTTTTAACCAGAATGAAGCTTTTAGCACCACGTCCCCCCCCGAGCTGCTGAACAGCAGGGGGCTGACGGCGTTCAGCCACAGCTCCTCTAACGGCACCCACAGCGAGCTGTCCAAGGCTAATGGCGTTGTGCCGGGGAGCCACCTGGGCCCCTCAGAAAGGACTGAGATTAAAAAGGTCCTCTCGGGCCCCGTGGATTTCTCCGTGAGCGACAGCGCGCCGGCTGGTTGTAACGGCGGCGGCTCTGAAGTGCTAACAAACGGGTTTGCAGCCTTCGATGTGCAGGGAAGCCCCTCCTCGCAGGATTCTGCCCACTCTTGTAAAAAAGCAACGTCAACCGAGGACACGGGCAGCGTCCCAGCCGAGGATGATTTTGCAGACTTTGCTGCTTTTTCCAATGCTGAAGGACACGGCAGCCAGACGGCTAGCGAGGACTCGGACGGTCCCCCGGGAGGCAGCTCGCTGGCGGAGGCTGCCTGCCACGAGGAGCACTGTGATGTAGAGCAGGACAACACATCGGAGGACAGGGACACAGACAGAACTGGACCCGACACGTGTGGCTCTGACTCTGGTCCCGCTGAGGCCCCGGACGGCTGGTGCAACACGGACCGGGGCCCCCACTCTGACTCTGGTCCCGCTGAGGCCCCGGACGGCTCGTGCAACACGGACCGGGGCCCCCACTCTGACTCTGGTCCCGCTGAGGCCCCGGACGGCTCGTGCAACACAGACCGGGGCCCCCACTCTGACTCTGAACAAAGAGACGTAGCTTTTGCACAGGAGGCCTCAGAGGCAGTTTGCACTAACAGACCCCTCACCCTGAACGGGGTGGATGTAGCCGACGGGGACGACTCCAGAGACGGAGGCAGTGAAGACGACCTCTCTCCGGACGCTGAGGAGGGACAGTCTGACGGGAAGGGCTCCGGGAACGAGACGGAGACGTCGTTGGGTCGGCCGCTCTCCACAGAAGCTCTGGAGGAGTTTGGGGACATCAGCACCACGGGCTCGCTGCCCTCTCCGCCGCTCCAGGGGGAGACCGCCGCCACGCCCGCCGACTACAGCCAGCTGGCGGAGGAGGACGACGACGACGAGGACTACGGGGATTTTGGAGACGCCGGCTCGTTCAGCGGTCAGGGCTTTGCAGACTTTGAACAGCTGGACGTGCAGCCGGAGCCGAGCCGGACGGAGAGTCCTGCTCAGGAAGCTgcggaggtggaggtggaggtggaggaggtggtggaggaggaggaggaggaggacgactTTGGAGACTTTAACTCCCCCAAATTTCACGCCAGTGGAACCGTGGGGGAGGAGGATGGAGGCAAGTTTGCAGACTTCCCCGTCAGCGACAGTTTTGGTAACTTCAGCTCGGCTGCAGACGGGGAGGCGGACGCAGGGTGGAGCGCCTTCGGGGatcagcagcaggaggaggaggagtcctgGGCGGCGTTCAGCGAGGAGCCGAGCATCGCCCCTCCTGCAGAGAGCagaatggaggaggaggagtggcATGAAAGTGAAGTCCCTGCAGTCAGCGAGGAAACCAGCAgcacagacagacaggcg CTGTGCATCCGGCTGGAGAAGCTGTTTCAGGGCAGCTTCCCTCAGGCGGCCGCCCCCCCGGTGGAGGACCAGGTGACGTCTCTGAAGAACCTTCTGGAGCCGGAGGAGAACCATCAGCCAGGAGGcgaggagaaggagaagaggTCGCCCTGCAGCCG gtcaGTTCAAGGCGACGTGTGGTCGCAGCTTCAGGACATCCACGAGTCGTTCGGCCTCAGATACCAGTGGGGGGGCTCCTACTGCAACAAAGCACTACTCTGCTGCCTGGGCATCGACACCCGCAATATT CTGTTCACGGGACAGAAGAAGCAGCCGGTCATCGTGCCCATGTACGCCGCCAGCCTG gggatGCTGGAACCCACCAAAGAGCCCGTGAAGCCCGTCTCTGCAGCGGAGATGATCACCTCGATAGCCCAGACCCCTCCTCTGGCTCCAGAGACAAAAACCTCGTGTCCCGCAGACTCAGCCCCG CAGGAGGCGCTCCCCCCCGTCCAGTTTGACTGGAGCAGCAGTGGCCTTACCAACCCTCTGGATG GCGTGGACCCGGAGCTGTACGAGCTGACGACGGCGAAGCTGGACTCGAGCGGCTCGGGGAGTCGAGTCGCCGACGCCTTCGCCCGCCTGATGTCCACCATGGAGAAGACCAGCACCTCCACCAG gaaGCCGAGGAAGGAGGAGAATCTGAGCGACGAGGCGTCCAAAGTGATCTCCCTTCTGCCCGACCTCTCCTTCATGCAGGCCAAAGTTTTGATGTTTCCCGCCACGCTGACGCCGCTCGGCTGCCAGGCAACCACAGACTAA
- the aftpha gene encoding aftiphilin a isoform X2, whose product MEPDVIRLYSSSPPPMEDGAEDEDEFGDFDTFSNVPHSISFTEFETPATFNQNEAFSTTSPPELLNSRGLTAFSHSSSNGTHSELSKANGVVPGSHLGPSERTEIKKVLSGPVDFSVSDSAPAGCNGGGSEVLTNGFAAFDVQGSPSSQDSAHSCKKATSTEDTGSVPAEDDFADFAAFSNAEGHGSQTASEDSDGPPGGSSLAEAACHEEHCDVEQDNTSEDRDTDRTGPDTCGSDSGPAEAPDGWCNTDRGPHSDSGPAEAPDGSCNTDRGPHSDSGPAEAPDGSCNTDRGPHSDSEQRDVAFAQEASEAVCTNRPLTLNGVDVADGDDSRDGGSEDDLSPDAEEGQSDGKGSGNETETSLGRPLSTEALEEFGDISTTGSLPSPPLQGETAATPADYSQLAEEDDDDEDYGDFGDAGSFSGQGFADFEQLDVQPEPSRTESPAQEAAEVEVEVEEVVEEEEEEDDFGDFNSPKFHASGTVGEEDGGKFADFPVSDSFGNFSSAADGEADAGWSAFGDQQQEEEESWAAFSEEPSIAPPAESRMEEEEWHESEVPAVSEETSSTDRQALCIRLEKLFQGSFPQAAAPPVEDQVTSLKNLLEPEENHQPGGEEKEKRSPCSRSVQGDVWSQLQDIHESFGLRYQWGGSYCNKALLCCLGIDTRNILFTGQKKQPVIVPMYAASLGMLEPTKEPVKPVSAAEMITSIAQTPPLAPETKTSCPADSAPQEALPPVQFDWSSSGLTNPLDASGGSSLLNLDFFGPVEDSGSSSSPSIPGVDPELYELTTAKLDSSGSGSRVADAFARLMSTMEKTSTSTRKPRKEENLSDEASKVISLLPDLSFMQAKVLMFPATLTPLGCQATTD is encoded by the exons ATGGAGCCCGATGTGATCCGCTTGTACAGCTCCTCCCCGCCCCCGATGGAGGACGGCGCCGAGGACGAGGACGAGTTTGGAGACTTCGACACCTTCTCCAACGTCCCTCACAGCATCAGCTTCACAGAATTCGAAACCCCGGCGACTTTTAACCAGAATGAAGCTTTTAGCACCACGTCCCCCCCCGAGCTGCTGAACAGCAGGGGGCTGACGGCGTTCAGCCACAGCTCCTCTAACGGCACCCACAGCGAGCTGTCCAAGGCTAATGGCGTTGTGCCGGGGAGCCACCTGGGCCCCTCAGAAAGGACTGAGATTAAAAAGGTCCTCTCGGGCCCCGTGGATTTCTCCGTGAGCGACAGCGCGCCGGCTGGTTGTAACGGCGGCGGCTCTGAAGTGCTAACAAACGGGTTTGCAGCCTTCGATGTGCAGGGAAGCCCCTCCTCGCAGGATTCTGCCCACTCTTGTAAAAAAGCAACGTCAACCGAGGACACGGGCAGCGTCCCAGCCGAGGATGATTTTGCAGACTTTGCTGCTTTTTCCAATGCTGAAGGACACGGCAGCCAGACGGCTAGCGAGGACTCGGACGGTCCCCCGGGAGGCAGCTCGCTGGCGGAGGCTGCCTGCCACGAGGAGCACTGTGATGTAGAGCAGGACAACACATCGGAGGACAGGGACACAGACAGAACTGGACCCGACACGTGTGGCTCTGACTCTGGTCCCGCTGAGGCCCCGGACGGCTGGTGCAACACGGACCGGGGCCCCCACTCTGACTCTGGTCCCGCTGAGGCCCCGGACGGCTCGTGCAACACGGACCGGGGCCCCCACTCTGACTCTGGTCCCGCTGAGGCCCCGGACGGCTCGTGCAACACAGACCGGGGCCCCCACTCTGACTCTGAACAAAGAGACGTAGCTTTTGCACAGGAGGCCTCAGAGGCAGTTTGCACTAACAGACCCCTCACCCTGAACGGGGTGGATGTAGCCGACGGGGACGACTCCAGAGACGGAGGCAGTGAAGACGACCTCTCTCCGGACGCTGAGGAGGGACAGTCTGACGGGAAGGGCTCCGGGAACGAGACGGAGACGTCGTTGGGTCGGCCGCTCTCCACAGAAGCTCTGGAGGAGTTTGGGGACATCAGCACCACGGGCTCGCTGCCCTCTCCGCCGCTCCAGGGGGAGACCGCCGCCACGCCCGCCGACTACAGCCAGCTGGCGGAGGAGGACGACGACGACGAGGACTACGGGGATTTTGGAGACGCCGGCTCGTTCAGCGGTCAGGGCTTTGCAGACTTTGAACAGCTGGACGTGCAGCCGGAGCCGAGCCGGACGGAGAGTCCTGCTCAGGAAGCTgcggaggtggaggtggaggtggaggaggtggtggaggaggaggaggaggaggacgactTTGGAGACTTTAACTCCCCCAAATTTCACGCCAGTGGAACCGTGGGGGAGGAGGATGGAGGCAAGTTTGCAGACTTCCCCGTCAGCGACAGTTTTGGTAACTTCAGCTCGGCTGCAGACGGGGAGGCGGACGCAGGGTGGAGCGCCTTCGGGGatcagcagcaggaggaggaggagtcctgGGCGGCGTTCAGCGAGGAGCCGAGCATCGCCCCTCCTGCAGAGAGCagaatggaggaggaggagtggcATGAAAGTGAAGTCCCTGCAGTCAGCGAGGAAACCAGCAgcacagacagacaggcg CTGTGCATCCGGCTGGAGAAGCTGTTTCAGGGCAGCTTCCCTCAGGCGGCCGCCCCCCCGGTGGAGGACCAGGTGACGTCTCTGAAGAACCTTCTGGAGCCGGAGGAGAACCATCAGCCAGGAGGcgaggagaaggagaagaggTCGCCCTGCAGCCG gtcaGTTCAAGGCGACGTGTGGTCGCAGCTTCAGGACATCCACGAGTCGTTCGGCCTCAGATACCAGTGGGGGGGCTCCTACTGCAACAAAGCACTACTCTGCTGCCTGGGCATCGACACCCGCAATATT CTGTTCACGGGACAGAAGAAGCAGCCGGTCATCGTGCCCATGTACGCCGCCAGCCTG gggatGCTGGAACCCACCAAAGAGCCCGTGAAGCCCGTCTCTGCAGCGGAGATGATCACCTCGATAGCCCAGACCCCTCCTCTGGCTCCAGAGACAAAAACCTCGTGTCCCGCAGACTCAGCCCCG CAGGAGGCGCTCCCCCCCGTCCAGTTTGACTGGAGCAGCAGTGGCCTTACCAACCCTCTGGATG CCAGCGGAGGCTCTTCTCTGTTAAATCTGGATTTCTTTGGTCCTGTGGAGGATTCAGGCTCCAGCAGCTCTCCCTCCATCCCAG GCGTGGACCCGGAGCTGTACGAGCTGACGACGGCGAAGCTGGACTCGAGCGGCTCGGGGAGTCGAGTCGCCGACGCCTTCGCCCGCCTGATGTCCACCATGGAGAAGACCAGCACCTCCACCAG gaaGCCGAGGAAGGAGGAGAATCTGAGCGACGAGGCGTCCAAAGTGATCTCCCTTCTGCCCGACCTCTCCTTCATGCAGGCCAAAGTTTTGATGTTTCCCGCCACGCTGACGCCGCTCGGCTGCCAGGCAACCACAGACTAA
- the aftpha gene encoding aftiphilin a isoform X5, with product MEPDVIRLYSSSPPPMEDGAEDEDEFGDFDTFSNVPHSISFTEFETPATFNQNEAFSTTSPPELLNSRGLTAFSHSSSNGTHSELSKANGVVPGSHLGPSERTEIKKVLSGPVDFSVSDSAPAGCNGGGSEVLTNGFAAFDVQGSPSSQDSAHSCKKATSTEDTGSVPAEDDFADFAAFSNAEGHGSQTASEDSDGPPGGSSLAEAACHEEHCDVEQDNTSEDRDTDRTGPDTCGSDSGPAEAPDGWCNTDRGPHSDSGPAEAPDGSCNTDRGPHSDSGPAEAPDGSCNTDRGPHSDSEQRDVAFAQEASEAVCTNRPLTLNGVDVADGDDSRDGGSEDDLSPDAEEGQSDGKGSGNETETSLGRPLSTEALEEFGDISTTGSLPSPPLQGETAATPADYSQLAEEDDDDEDYGDFGDAGSFSGQGFADFEQLDVQPEPSRTESPAQEAAEVEVEVEEVVEEEEEEDDFGDFNSPKFHASGTVGEEDGGKFADFPVSDSFGNFSSAADGEADAGWSAFGDQQQEEEESWAAFSEEPSIAPPAESRMEEEEWHESEVPAVSEETSSTDRQALCIRLEKLFQGSFPQAAAPPVEDQVTSLKNLLEPEENHQPGGEEKEKRSPCSRSVQGDVWSQLQDIHESFGLRYQWGGSYCNKALLCCLGIDTRNILFTGQKKQPVIVPMYAASLGMLEPTKEPVKPVSAAEMITSIAQTPPLAPETKTSCPADSAPQEALPPVQFDWSSSGLTNPLDVGVDPELYELTTAKLDSSGSGSRVADAFARLMSTMEKTSTSTRKPRKEENLSDEASKVISLLPDLSFMQAKVLMFPATLTPLGCQATTD from the exons ATGGAGCCCGATGTGATCCGCTTGTACAGCTCCTCCCCGCCCCCGATGGAGGACGGCGCCGAGGACGAGGACGAGTTTGGAGACTTCGACACCTTCTCCAACGTCCCTCACAGCATCAGCTTCACAGAATTCGAAACCCCGGCGACTTTTAACCAGAATGAAGCTTTTAGCACCACGTCCCCCCCCGAGCTGCTGAACAGCAGGGGGCTGACGGCGTTCAGCCACAGCTCCTCTAACGGCACCCACAGCGAGCTGTCCAAGGCTAATGGCGTTGTGCCGGGGAGCCACCTGGGCCCCTCAGAAAGGACTGAGATTAAAAAGGTCCTCTCGGGCCCCGTGGATTTCTCCGTGAGCGACAGCGCGCCGGCTGGTTGTAACGGCGGCGGCTCTGAAGTGCTAACAAACGGGTTTGCAGCCTTCGATGTGCAGGGAAGCCCCTCCTCGCAGGATTCTGCCCACTCTTGTAAAAAAGCAACGTCAACCGAGGACACGGGCAGCGTCCCAGCCGAGGATGATTTTGCAGACTTTGCTGCTTTTTCCAATGCTGAAGGACACGGCAGCCAGACGGCTAGCGAGGACTCGGACGGTCCCCCGGGAGGCAGCTCGCTGGCGGAGGCTGCCTGCCACGAGGAGCACTGTGATGTAGAGCAGGACAACACATCGGAGGACAGGGACACAGACAGAACTGGACCCGACACGTGTGGCTCTGACTCTGGTCCCGCTGAGGCCCCGGACGGCTGGTGCAACACGGACCGGGGCCCCCACTCTGACTCTGGTCCCGCTGAGGCCCCGGACGGCTCGTGCAACACGGACCGGGGCCCCCACTCTGACTCTGGTCCCGCTGAGGCCCCGGACGGCTCGTGCAACACAGACCGGGGCCCCCACTCTGACTCTGAACAAAGAGACGTAGCTTTTGCACAGGAGGCCTCAGAGGCAGTTTGCACTAACAGACCCCTCACCCTGAACGGGGTGGATGTAGCCGACGGGGACGACTCCAGAGACGGAGGCAGTGAAGACGACCTCTCTCCGGACGCTGAGGAGGGACAGTCTGACGGGAAGGGCTCCGGGAACGAGACGGAGACGTCGTTGGGTCGGCCGCTCTCCACAGAAGCTCTGGAGGAGTTTGGGGACATCAGCACCACGGGCTCGCTGCCCTCTCCGCCGCTCCAGGGGGAGACCGCCGCCACGCCCGCCGACTACAGCCAGCTGGCGGAGGAGGACGACGACGACGAGGACTACGGGGATTTTGGAGACGCCGGCTCGTTCAGCGGTCAGGGCTTTGCAGACTTTGAACAGCTGGACGTGCAGCCGGAGCCGAGCCGGACGGAGAGTCCTGCTCAGGAAGCTgcggaggtggaggtggaggtggaggaggtggtggaggaggaggaggaggaggacgactTTGGAGACTTTAACTCCCCCAAATTTCACGCCAGTGGAACCGTGGGGGAGGAGGATGGAGGCAAGTTTGCAGACTTCCCCGTCAGCGACAGTTTTGGTAACTTCAGCTCGGCTGCAGACGGGGAGGCGGACGCAGGGTGGAGCGCCTTCGGGGatcagcagcaggaggaggaggagtcctgGGCGGCGTTCAGCGAGGAGCCGAGCATCGCCCCTCCTGCAGAGAGCagaatggaggaggaggagtggcATGAAAGTGAAGTCCCTGCAGTCAGCGAGGAAACCAGCAgcacagacagacaggcg CTGTGCATCCGGCTGGAGAAGCTGTTTCAGGGCAGCTTCCCTCAGGCGGCCGCCCCCCCGGTGGAGGACCAGGTGACGTCTCTGAAGAACCTTCTGGAGCCGGAGGAGAACCATCAGCCAGGAGGcgaggagaaggagaagaggTCGCCCTGCAGCCG gtcaGTTCAAGGCGACGTGTGGTCGCAGCTTCAGGACATCCACGAGTCGTTCGGCCTCAGATACCAGTGGGGGGGCTCCTACTGCAACAAAGCACTACTCTGCTGCCTGGGCATCGACACCCGCAATATT CTGTTCACGGGACAGAAGAAGCAGCCGGTCATCGTGCCCATGTACGCCGCCAGCCTG gggatGCTGGAACCCACCAAAGAGCCCGTGAAGCCCGTCTCTGCAGCGGAGATGATCACCTCGATAGCCCAGACCCCTCCTCTGGCTCCAGAGACAAAAACCTCGTGTCCCGCAGACTCAGCCCCG CAGGAGGCGCTCCCCCCCGTCCAGTTTGACTGGAGCAGCAGTGGCCTTACCAACCCTCTGGATG TAGGCGTGGACCCGGAGCTGTACGAGCTGACGACGGCGAAGCTGGACTCGAGCGGCTCGGGGAGTCGAGTCGCCGACGCCTTCGCCCGCCTGATGTCCACCATGGAGAAGACCAGCACCTCCACCAG gaaGCCGAGGAAGGAGGAGAATCTGAGCGACGAGGCGTCCAAAGTGATCTCCCTTCTGCCCGACCTCTCCTTCATGCAGGCCAAAGTTTTGATGTTTCCCGCCACGCTGACGCCGCTCGGCTGCCAGGCAACCACAGACTAA